One segment of Streptosporangium brasiliense DNA contains the following:
- a CDS encoding fumarylacetoacetate hydrolase family protein, with translation MRLVTYASADGDRVGVIDGDLIHALPRGTTLIELLGPSLRQAGERALAEPDEIVALADVTLRAPIPRPPSIRDCLCFLDHMRGCLRASGGTGTLEATWYQIPAFYFANPATVIGPHDDVPISPGSAWFDFELEIGAVIGAPGRDLTPEQAIEHIAGYTLLCDWSARDLQGLESQLKIGQAKGKDGATTLGPWLVTPDELPFGPDGGLALQVRAEVNGRPVGEGRTDAMDWSFGEVVSYASRGVELRPGDVFGSGTVPGCCLIEHLDFGDLGAFRGWLKDGDVVSLRAEGLGEVRQTVRASAAPHPLAARPDPTAKPRRPRVNPAKPALPYTKGLHQVADGVWAWLLPDGGYGRSNAGLVAGEGASLLVDTLYDLPLTAEMLSGMEPITDRHPIGHAVLTHANGDHTHGGQLLAGSVRVVAAEGTAHEMHTEMAPELTTALQIMDLGPTLTPYLRERFGPFDFGGIRLRTPDQTFDRRLTLDVGGREVRLLNLGPAHTEADTVVHVPDAGVLFAGDLLFIGGTPIVWSGPIANWIAACDTMLALDAPTVVPGHGPVTDPDGIRAVRGYLSHVVEQADAAHAKGMDFQEAAFGIDLAEYGDWLDAERVVVNVYRRYREIHPDQPALDQLALFGLMAEWDSRRQP, from the coding sequence TTGCGCCTCGTCACCTACGCCTCGGCTGACGGCGACCGGGTCGGCGTCATCGACGGTGACCTGATCCACGCGTTGCCCAGGGGCACGACCCTGATCGAACTGCTCGGCCCCTCGCTGCGGCAGGCGGGCGAGCGAGCGCTCGCCGAGCCCGACGAGATCGTCGCGCTCGCCGACGTCACACTGAGAGCCCCCATCCCCAGGCCGCCGTCCATACGGGACTGTCTGTGCTTCCTCGACCACATGCGCGGCTGCCTCAGAGCCTCCGGCGGCACGGGAACGCTGGAGGCGACCTGGTACCAGATCCCCGCCTTCTACTTCGCCAACCCCGCCACCGTCATCGGACCCCACGACGACGTGCCCATCTCCCCCGGCAGCGCCTGGTTCGACTTCGAGCTGGAGATCGGCGCGGTGATCGGCGCCCCGGGCCGCGACCTGACCCCCGAGCAGGCAATCGAGCACATCGCCGGCTACACCCTCCTCTGCGACTGGAGCGCCCGTGACCTGCAGGGTCTCGAGAGCCAGCTCAAGATCGGCCAGGCGAAGGGCAAGGACGGCGCGACCACGCTCGGGCCGTGGCTGGTCACACCCGACGAGCTGCCCTTCGGCCCGGACGGCGGGCTCGCGCTCCAGGTGCGGGCCGAGGTCAACGGCCGGCCGGTCGGCGAGGGCCGTACCGACGCCATGGACTGGTCCTTCGGCGAGGTCGTCTCCTACGCCTCCCGCGGCGTCGAGCTCCGGCCGGGAGACGTCTTCGGCTCGGGCACCGTGCCCGGCTGCTGCCTGATCGAACACCTCGACTTCGGCGACCTCGGTGCCTTCCGCGGCTGGCTCAAAGACGGCGACGTGGTGTCGCTGCGCGCCGAGGGGCTGGGCGAGGTGCGGCAGACCGTGCGGGCGAGCGCCGCCCCCCATCCGCTCGCCGCCAGGCCCGACCCCACCGCGAAGCCCCGCCGGCCCCGGGTCAACCCGGCCAAGCCCGCCCTGCCGTACACGAAGGGGCTGCACCAGGTCGCTGACGGCGTCTGGGCGTGGCTGCTGCCCGACGGCGGGTACGGCAGGAGCAACGCCGGCCTCGTCGCGGGCGAGGGCGCCTCCCTGCTGGTCGACACGCTCTACGACCTGCCGCTCACCGCCGAGATGCTGTCCGGCATGGAGCCGATCACCGATCGGCACCCGATCGGCCACGCCGTGCTCACCCACGCCAACGGCGACCACACCCACGGCGGCCAGCTGCTCGCCGGCTCGGTGCGCGTCGTCGCCGCCGAGGGGACGGCGCACGAGATGCACACCGAGATGGCGCCGGAGCTGACCACGGCCCTGCAGATCATGGACCTCGGGCCCACGCTCACGCCGTACCTGCGCGAGCGCTTCGGGCCCTTCGACTTCGGCGGCATCCGCCTGCGCACGCCCGACCAGACCTTCGACCGACGGCTCACCCTCGACGTGGGCGGGCGCGAGGTGCGTCTGCTCAACCTCGGGCCCGCCCACACCGAGGCTGACACGGTGGTGCACGTACCCGACGCCGGCGTGCTCTTCGCCGGCGACCTGCTGTTCATCGGCGGCACGCCGATCGTGTGGAGCGGACCCATCGCCAACTGGATCGCCGCCTGCGACACGATGCTCGCCCTCGACGCCCCGACCGTGGTGCCGGGCCACGGCCCGGTGACGGACCCCGACGGGATCCGCGCCGTGCGCGGGTATCTCAGCCACGTCGTCGAGCAGGCCGACGCCGCCCATGCCAAGGGCATGGACTTCCAGGAGGCCGCGTTCGGGATCGACCTGGCCGAGTACGGCGACTGGCTGGACGCCGAACGGGTCGTGGTCAACGTCTACCGGCGCTACCGCGAGATCCACCCCGACCAGCCGGCACTCGACCAGCTCGCCCTGTTCGGCCTGATGGCCGAATGGGACAGCCGGCGACAGCCGTGA
- a CDS encoding DUF2867 domain-containing protein → MRIPNTAHTSRPWRIHELAPDFRVEDVWALPTPGGPDDLPRLVRQMSSGEGRFSGATRALFALRWKLGALLGWDGPGSGIGARVRTLRDRLPADLRDASPGPDFRAVPFSSVYLTDDEWAAEMANRTVHTVMHIGWVPDGAGGHRGQMAVLVKPNGLFGKVYMAAIRPFRHLIVDPALVRMIGYGWRMRVGERGAG, encoded by the coding sequence ATGAGAATCCCGAACACCGCGCACACCTCCCGGCCCTGGCGGATCCATGAGCTCGCGCCTGACTTCCGGGTTGAGGACGTGTGGGCGCTGCCGACGCCGGGCGGTCCTGACGACCTCCCGCGGCTGGTGCGGCAGATGAGCTCCGGCGAGGGGCGCTTCTCCGGGGCCACCCGCGCGCTGTTCGCGCTCCGCTGGAAGCTCGGGGCGCTGCTCGGCTGGGACGGGCCCGGCTCCGGCATCGGCGCGCGGGTGCGGACGCTGCGCGACCGGTTGCCGGCGGATCTCCGCGACGCTTCCCCCGGGCCGGACTTCCGCGCGGTCCCGTTCAGCTCGGTCTACCTGACGGACGACGAGTGGGCGGCGGAGATGGCCAACCGGACCGTGCACACGGTGATGCACATCGGCTGGGTCCCGGACGGGGCCGGTGGCCACCGCGGCCAGATGGCCGTGCTGGTGAAGCCGAACGGCCTCTTCGGGAAGGTCTACATGGCCGCGATCAGGCCGTTCCGGCACCTCATCGTGGACCCGGCGCTGGTCCGAATGATCGGATACGGCTGGCGGATGCGGGTCGGCGAGCGGGGCGCTGGATGA
- a CDS encoding antibiotic biosynthesis monooxygenase translates to MKVGMVASHYPHASHREEFISRVHQVAEVFRGTAGCLSADCWVSADAVISIVQWESEDAFAASFAAIKAAGLDLAYDERESRPREILRLVAA, encoded by the coding sequence ATGAAGGTAGGAATGGTAGCAAGCCACTATCCGCACGCCTCTCACCGCGAGGAGTTCATCTCACGCGTCCACCAGGTCGCCGAGGTCTTCCGGGGGACAGCGGGATGCCTTTCAGCCGACTGCTGGGTGTCGGCCGACGCGGTGATCTCCATCGTGCAATGGGAGTCCGAGGACGCGTTCGCCGCGTCGTTCGCCGCCATAAAGGCGGCAGGACTGGACCTCGCCTATGACGAGCGCGAATCACGCCCTCGCGAGATTCTTCGACTCGTGGCGGCCTGA
- a CDS encoding HIT family protein: MLNEEFDQEHPEPVAASTCCDMTASLDGHLLDVDVRLMEIHSRYGPEHLVSRSIANATPCVTSAVRADQAAAEQRRGLVGRHADLIASDDMTTFSGCYTCDQEAQFDTLPPRERIAFDDHWRVAHAIGTALPGWLVLVPRRHVTTVAHLSDAEASTLGLWQVRLSRALREATGCVKTYVVQFAELEGFNHVHFHVVPRMRDLPEDLRGPRVFGLMGRTGADGVQADQMDEMAVTLGRLL; this comes from the coding sequence GTGCTGAACGAGGAGTTCGACCAGGAGCACCCGGAGCCGGTGGCGGCGTCGACCTGCTGCGACATGACCGCCAGCCTGGACGGACACCTCCTCGACGTCGACGTCCGCCTGATGGAGATCCACTCTCGGTACGGCCCCGAACACCTGGTCAGCCGCTCGATCGCCAACGCGACCCCGTGCGTCACCTCGGCCGTGCGCGCCGACCAGGCCGCGGCGGAGCAGAGGCGCGGCCTGGTCGGACGGCATGCCGACCTCATAGCATCGGACGACATGACGACCTTCTCGGGCTGTTACACCTGCGATCAGGAAGCGCAGTTCGACACGCTGCCGCCACGGGAGAGGATCGCGTTCGACGATCACTGGCGTGTCGCCCACGCGATCGGTACGGCGCTGCCGGGGTGGCTGGTGCTGGTCCCCCGGCGCCATGTCACGACCGTCGCGCACCTGAGCGATGCCGAGGCGTCCACGCTGGGTCTGTGGCAGGTCCGCCTGTCGCGGGCGCTGCGGGAGGCGACCGGCTGCGTGAAGACCTACGTGGTGCAGTTCGCCGAATTGGAAGGCTTCAACCACGTGCACTTCCATGTCGTGCCACGCATGCGTGACCTGCCGGAGGACCTCCGCGGTCCCCGGGTGTTCGGGCTCATGGGGCGCACCGGGGCCGACGGCGTCCAGGCCGATCAGATGGACGAGATGGCCGTCACGCTCGGCCGGCTTCTCTAG